A single region of the Anopheles funestus chromosome X, idAnoFuneDA-416_04, whole genome shotgun sequence genome encodes:
- the LOC125769851 gene encoding uridine phosphorylase 1 isoform X1, protein MAHQGDQKRDKDNSLNVNSEKNNTNSGMHEDDPDEARSTRYNDGSVKLRNPNIELMDQDILYHLALGSGSHDLHEMFGDVKFVCMGGTPKRMETFAHFIMEEIGYKLPAGTQLQDISAFSYRYSMYKVGPVLSISHGMGVPSVGILLHELIKLMYHAKVKDPIFVRIGTCGGIGVEGGTVVITEDAYDGLLRNSYELAILGKIVHRPAILDKRLVRELKSLATHDDPYETITGKTMCTYDFYEGQGRLDGAFCEFTETDKMAYLEKLRDFGVVNIEMECTIFAALTHYAGIKAAIICVTLLDRLKGDQVMAPKEVMNEWQQRPQILVSRLIKKHLAQMGHLKSLASTPSSIKSPRRFKLVQQESEAHE, encoded by the exons ATGGCTCACCAAGGTGATCAAAAACGTGACAAAGACAATAGTTTGAATGTGAATAGTGAGAAAAATAATACCAACAGTGGGATGCATGAAGATGATCCCGACGAGGCACGTTCGACCAG ATACAACGATGGTTCGGTTAAGCTACGGAATCCCAACATCGAACTCATGGATCAAGACATCCTCTACCATCTGGCGTTAGGTAGTGGCAGCCACGATCTGCACGAAATGTTTGGGGATGTAAAG TTTGTCTGCATGGGTGGTACACCGAAGCGTATGGAAACGTTTGCTCACTTTATTATGGAAGAAATTGGCTACAAACTTCCCGCCGGTACTCAGCTGCAAGATATCAGTGCATTTTCCTATCGCTACTCGATGTACAAG GTTGGGCCTGTACTCTCTATTAGTCATGGTATGGGGGTACCATCCGTCGGTATTCTTCTCCATGAGCTTATTAAGCTGATGTACCACGCGAAGGTAAAGGATCCGATCTTTGTGCGCATTGGTACATGCGGTGGTATCGGTGTTGAAGGTGGCACTGTGGTCATTACGGAAGATGCGTACGATGGTTTACTTAGGAATAGCTACGAATTG GCTATTCTTGGCAAAATAGTACATCGTCCGGCAATTTTGGACAAACGACTAGTGCGGGAACTGAAATCATTAGCTACGCACGATGATCCATATGAGACGATTACGGGCAAAACGATGTGCACCTACGATTTCTACGAAG GCCAAGGCAGACTAGATGGTGCATTCTGCGAGTTTACGGAAACGGACAAAATGGCCTATCTGGAGAAGCTGCGCGACTTCGGTGTGGTAAACATCGAGATGGAGTGTACCATATTTGCTGCGCTCACGCATTACGCCGGCATCAAGGCGGCGATCATATGCGTTACGCTGCTCGACAGACTGAAGGGTGACCAGGTGATGGCCCCGAAGGAGGTGATGAACGAATGGCAACAACGACCACAGATATTAGTGTCCCGGTTAATTAAGAAACATCTGGCCCAGATGGGCCACCTAAAGTCGCTGGCCTCGACACCGTCGTCGATCAAGTCGCCGCGCCGGTTTAAGCTGGTGCAGCAGGAATCGGAAGCGCACGAGTAA
- the LOC125769851 gene encoding uridine phosphorylase 1 isoform X2, with translation MSWIYRSSVSEDEERDEYNDGSVKLRNPNIELMDQDILYHLALGSGSHDLHEMFGDVKFVCMGGTPKRMETFAHFIMEEIGYKLPAGTQLQDISAFSYRYSMYKVGPVLSISHGMGVPSVGILLHELIKLMYHAKVKDPIFVRIGTCGGIGVEGGTVVITEDAYDGLLRNSYELAILGKIVHRPAILDKRLVRELKSLATHDDPYETITGKTMCTYDFYEGQGRLDGAFCEFTETDKMAYLEKLRDFGVVNIEMECTIFAALTHYAGIKAAIICVTLLDRLKGDQVMAPKEVMNEWQQRPQILVSRLIKKHLAQMGHLKSLASTPSSIKSPRRFKLVQQESEAHE, from the exons ATGTCCTGGATCTATCGCTCATCCGTTTCCGAAGATGAAGAAAGAGACGA ATACAACGATGGTTCGGTTAAGCTACGGAATCCCAACATCGAACTCATGGATCAAGACATCCTCTACCATCTGGCGTTAGGTAGTGGCAGCCACGATCTGCACGAAATGTTTGGGGATGTAAAG TTTGTCTGCATGGGTGGTACACCGAAGCGTATGGAAACGTTTGCTCACTTTATTATGGAAGAAATTGGCTACAAACTTCCCGCCGGTACTCAGCTGCAAGATATCAGTGCATTTTCCTATCGCTACTCGATGTACAAG GTTGGGCCTGTACTCTCTATTAGTCATGGTATGGGGGTACCATCCGTCGGTATTCTTCTCCATGAGCTTATTAAGCTGATGTACCACGCGAAGGTAAAGGATCCGATCTTTGTGCGCATTGGTACATGCGGTGGTATCGGTGTTGAAGGTGGCACTGTGGTCATTACGGAAGATGCGTACGATGGTTTACTTAGGAATAGCTACGAATTG GCTATTCTTGGCAAAATAGTACATCGTCCGGCAATTTTGGACAAACGACTAGTGCGGGAACTGAAATCATTAGCTACGCACGATGATCCATATGAGACGATTACGGGCAAAACGATGTGCACCTACGATTTCTACGAAG GCCAAGGCAGACTAGATGGTGCATTCTGCGAGTTTACGGAAACGGACAAAATGGCCTATCTGGAGAAGCTGCGCGACTTCGGTGTGGTAAACATCGAGATGGAGTGTACCATATTTGCTGCGCTCACGCATTACGCCGGCATCAAGGCGGCGATCATATGCGTTACGCTGCTCGACAGACTGAAGGGTGACCAGGTGATGGCCCCGAAGGAGGTGATGAACGAATGGCAACAACGACCACAGATATTAGTGTCCCGGTTAATTAAGAAACATCTGGCCCAGATGGGCCACCTAAAGTCGCTGGCCTCGACACCGTCGTCGATCAAGTCGCCGCGCCGGTTTAAGCTGGTGCAGCAGGAATCGGAAGCGCACGAGTAA
- the LOC125769841 gene encoding kinesin-associated protein 3 isoform X2 — protein MLLANFLHLLAGLALFFFTVHYIYYIVTALYRFSAGAQMQSEDAKYIKKRWKGGTVEPHPTEKALIVNYKLEAAVFGDPGDPMLEDKKDCQRIIRLKSLNSKTDPAVLAREVVEKCDLIHKSQLCDIEQIIYYLKNRKVVETPVVGTGHQRSVSRISDKTSSTIDTEKASIRNVDDYIELLYEDLAEKVKGSRLILQLARDPDNLEELEKNEAVLSALSRVLREDWRRSLDLSTNIIYIFFCFSTYTNFHSVIVNYKIGSLCMDVIDYELRRYDQMKHDIDARKSMSASFSNGSVKEKDVDTIGAKSSNEQLDTIIDQEKPKEMEPPRRRIPELKQRPKSGNWSSNLTGSGIIMNSPLTKAHSMNNSYHEQLTNESSPTNHGFTSPITSSNSTESMNATGSVPHTPGTAGMDTAVSEKPDPRKLKDDYDKINKQFKLFVRKQEQLLRVAFYLLLNIAENVKLEEKMRKKNIVKMLLTALERQNFDLLVLVVTFLKKLSIVLDNKEEMYELNIVEKLPRLLQSQKDLVQMTLKLLFNLSFDARLRAKMIRVGLLPKLVTFLSDDKHHGIVTKILYHMSLDDKVKSMFTYTDCVPVVVDMLLLNLNQKSDPDLIALGINLALNRRNAAMMIENNRLHSLMSRAFKCQDTLIMKMIRNISLHDTLRPHFVDFVGDLAKILTECDEEEFSVECLGILGNLALSDLDYSQIIHNFNLIPLIRNMLVPGKYKDDLVLEMVVFIGTCALDESCAMLLCKADVILSLIELLKAKQEDDEMVLQIVFVFQQVLRHESTRCYMIKDTESPAYLIDLMHDKNEEIRRVCDVCLDIIAITDSEWASRITLEKFRNHNSQWLSMVDSQETADDIQTYGPIEDDEADLPTYLTSEYLDQLYLLGGDANDDNDCNKHRSGSSMSNYSRPVSRNQTLS, from the exons ATGCTGTTAGCCAACTTTTTGCATTTGCTAGCGGGATTAGCGTTGTTCTTTTTTACCGTTCATTACATTTATTACATCGTAACAGCACTGTATCGGTTTTCTGCAGGTGCACAGATGCAATCGGAAGATGCGAAATACATTAAAAA ACGATGGAAGGGTGGAACAGTCGAACCTCACCCTACCGAAAAAGCTCTTATTGTGAATTACAAGCTGGAAGCTGCTGTCTTCGGTGACCCTGGAGATCCGATGTTGGAGGACAAAAAG GATTGTCAAAGAATCATACGACTAAAGTCGTTAAATTCCAAAACCGATCCCGCCGTACTTGCACGCGAAGTGGTAGAAAAGTGTGATCTAATACACAAATCGCAACTGTGCGATATCGAGCAAATTATCTACTACTTAAAGAATCGCAAAGTGGTGGAAACGCCGGTCGTTGGGACGGGCCACCAGCGGTCCGTGTCGCGCATTTCCGATAAAACAAGCTCCACAATCGATACGGAAAAGGCTTCCATCCGAAATGTGGACGATTATATCGAGCTGCTTTACGAGGATTTGGCGGAGAAAGTGAAGGGATCGCGGCTGATACTGCAACTAGCGCGCGATCCGGATAATTTGGAGGAGCTGGAAAAGAATG AAGCGGTACTGAGTGCGCTTTCCCGTGTGCTACGTGAAGACTGGCGCCGTTCGTTGGATCTTTCGACCAACATCATTTAcatcttcttctgcttttccACTTACACGAACTTCCATTCGGTCATAGTGAACTACAAGATCGGTTCGCTCTGCATGGATGTGATCGATTATGAGCTGCGCCGGTACGATCAGATGAAGCATGACATTGATGCGCGCAAAAGCATGTCCGCTAGCTTCAGCAATGGTAGCGTGAAGGAAAAGGATGTTGATACCATCGGGGCAAAGAGCAGCAACGAGCAGCTGGACACCATTATCGATCAAGAAAAGCCAAAGGAAATGGAACCACCGAGGCGGCGCATACCGGAGCTAAAGCAACGGCCAAAATCGGGCAACTGGAGCAGCAATCTAACCGGCAGCGGTATCATTATGAACAGTCCGCTTACAAAAGCACACTCAATGAACAACAGCTATCACGAGCAGTTGACGAACGAATCTAGTCCGACAAACCATGGTTTCACCAGTCCAATCACTAGCTCTAACTCGACGGAGTCGATGAACGCTACCGGCAGTGTACCGCACACACCCGGCACAGCTGGAATGGACACGGCCGTATCGGAAAAGCCCGATCCACGCAAGCTGAAGGACGATTAcgacaaaatcaacaaacagttCAAACTGTTCGTCCGCAAACAGGAGCAGCTGCTGCGTGTTGCTTTCTATCTGCTGCTGAACATAGCGGAAAATGTAAAGCTCGAGGAAAAGATGCGCAAGAAAAACATCGTGAAAATGTTACTAACAGCACTGGAGCGACAGAACTTTGATCTGCTCGTGCTGGTTGTAACCTTCCTCAAGAAGCTCTCCATTGTGCTGGACAACAAGGAGGAAATGTATGAGCTCAATATCGTGGAAAAGCTGCCAAGGTTGTTACAGTCCCAGAAGGATCTGGTGCAAATGACACTGAAGCTGTTGTTTAATCTATCGTTCGATGCACGCTTGCGGGCGAAAATGATACGGGTCGGACTGCTGCCGAAGCTCGTTACGTTTCTCAGCGACGATAAGCATCACGGTATAGTGACGAAGATTCTGTACCACATGAGCCTGGACGATAAAGTCAAGTCCATGTTTACGTACACCGACTGCGTACCGGTGGTCGTCGATATGTTGCTGCTGAATCTGAACCAAAAGTCTGACCCGGATCTTATTGCGCTCGGCATCAATCTCGCACTGAACCGGCGCAACGCAGCCATGATGATCGAAAACAATCGTCTACACAGCCTGATGTCACGCGCTTTCAAGTGTCAGGATACGCTAATCATGAAGATGATACGAAACATCTCACTGCACGACACACTGCGGCCACACTTTGTG GATTTTGTGGGTGATCTCGCTAAAATTTTAACCGAGTGTGATGAAGAAGAGTTCTCCGTCGAGTGTCTTGGTATTTTGGGCAACTTAGCGCTATCGGATTTAGATTATTCACAAATTATTCACAACTTTAACCTTATACCGCTGATTCGAAACATGCTTGTACCAG GTAAATACAAGGATGATCTGGTATTAGAGATGGTTGTTTTCATCGGTACGTGCGCATTGGATGAATCGTGCGCTATGCTGTTATGCAAAGCGGATGTAATTCTATCCCTAATCGAGCTGCTAAAGGCGAAGCAGGAAGACGACGAGATGGTGCTGCAGATTGTGTTCGTCTTTCAGCAAGTGTTGCGCCACGAAAGTACACGCTGCTACATGATCAAGGACACCGAATCGCCGGCCTATTTGATCGATCTGATGCACGATAAGAACGAAGAAATACGACGTGTTTGCGATGTGTGTCTCGACATCATTGCCATCACCGACAGTGAATGGGCATCGAGAATAACG CTGGAAAAGTTTCGCAATCACAACAGCCAGTGGCTTAGTATGGTGGACTCGCAGGAAACGGCTGACGACATCCAAACGTACGGTCCGATCGAGGACGATGAGGCCGATCTGCCCACCTACCTTACGTCCGAGTATCTCGATCAGCTTTATCTGCTGGGCGGTGACGCAAACGATGATAACGATTGCAACAAACATCGCTCCGGCTCCTCAATGTCTAATTACAGTCGTCCTGTCAGCCG caaTCAAACTCTATCCTGA
- the LOC125769841 gene encoding kinesin-associated protein 3 isoform X1: MLLANFLHLLAGLALFFFTVHYIYYIVTALYRFSAGAQMQSEDAKYIKKRWKGGTVEPHPTEKALIVNYKLEAAVFGDPGDPMLEDKKDCQRIIRLKSLNSKTDPAVLAREVVEKCDLIHKSQLCDIEQIIYYLKNRKVVETPVVGTGHQRSVSRISDKTSSTIDTEKASIRNVDDYIELLYEDLAEKVKGSRLILQLARDPDNLEELEKNEAVLSALSRVLREDWRRSLDLSTNIIYIFFCFSTYTNFHSVIVNYKIGSLCMDVIDYELRRYDQMKHDIDARKSMSASFSNGSVKEKDVDTIGAKSSNEQLDTIIDQEKPKEMEPPRRRIPELKQRPKSGNWSSNLTGSGIIMNSPLTKAHSMNNSYHEQLTNESSPTNHGFTSPITSSNSTESMNATGSVPHTPGTAGMDTAVSEKPDPRKLKDDYDKINKQFKLFVRKQEQLLRVAFYLLLNIAENVKLEEKMRKKNIVKMLLTALERQNFDLLVLVVTFLKKLSIVLDNKEEMYELNIVEKLPRLLQSQKDLVQMTLKLLFNLSFDARLRAKMIRVGLLPKLVTFLSDDKHHGIVTKILYHMSLDDKVKSMFTYTDCVPVVVDMLLLNLNQKSDPDLIALGINLALNRRNAAMMIENNRLHSLMSRAFKCQDTLIMKMIRNISLHDTLRPHFVDFVGDLAKILTECDEEEFSVECLGILGNLALSDLDYSQIIHNFNLIPLIRNMLVPGKYKDDLVLEMVVFIGTCALDESCAMLLCKADVILSLIELLKAKQEDDEMVLQIVFVFQQVLRHESTRCYMIKDTESPAYLIDLMHDKNEEIRRVCDVCLDIIAITDSEWASRITLEKFRNHNSQWLSMVDSQETADDIQTYGPIEDDEADLPTYLTSEYLDQLYLLGGDANDDNDCNKHRSGSSMSNYSRPVSRYSRDLEDMEIIH; this comes from the exons ATGCTGTTAGCCAACTTTTTGCATTTGCTAGCGGGATTAGCGTTGTTCTTTTTTACCGTTCATTACATTTATTACATCGTAACAGCACTGTATCGGTTTTCTGCAGGTGCACAGATGCAATCGGAAGATGCGAAATACATTAAAAA ACGATGGAAGGGTGGAACAGTCGAACCTCACCCTACCGAAAAAGCTCTTATTGTGAATTACAAGCTGGAAGCTGCTGTCTTCGGTGACCCTGGAGATCCGATGTTGGAGGACAAAAAG GATTGTCAAAGAATCATACGACTAAAGTCGTTAAATTCCAAAACCGATCCCGCCGTACTTGCACGCGAAGTGGTAGAAAAGTGTGATCTAATACACAAATCGCAACTGTGCGATATCGAGCAAATTATCTACTACTTAAAGAATCGCAAAGTGGTGGAAACGCCGGTCGTTGGGACGGGCCACCAGCGGTCCGTGTCGCGCATTTCCGATAAAACAAGCTCCACAATCGATACGGAAAAGGCTTCCATCCGAAATGTGGACGATTATATCGAGCTGCTTTACGAGGATTTGGCGGAGAAAGTGAAGGGATCGCGGCTGATACTGCAACTAGCGCGCGATCCGGATAATTTGGAGGAGCTGGAAAAGAATG AAGCGGTACTGAGTGCGCTTTCCCGTGTGCTACGTGAAGACTGGCGCCGTTCGTTGGATCTTTCGACCAACATCATTTAcatcttcttctgcttttccACTTACACGAACTTCCATTCGGTCATAGTGAACTACAAGATCGGTTCGCTCTGCATGGATGTGATCGATTATGAGCTGCGCCGGTACGATCAGATGAAGCATGACATTGATGCGCGCAAAAGCATGTCCGCTAGCTTCAGCAATGGTAGCGTGAAGGAAAAGGATGTTGATACCATCGGGGCAAAGAGCAGCAACGAGCAGCTGGACACCATTATCGATCAAGAAAAGCCAAAGGAAATGGAACCACCGAGGCGGCGCATACCGGAGCTAAAGCAACGGCCAAAATCGGGCAACTGGAGCAGCAATCTAACCGGCAGCGGTATCATTATGAACAGTCCGCTTACAAAAGCACACTCAATGAACAACAGCTATCACGAGCAGTTGACGAACGAATCTAGTCCGACAAACCATGGTTTCACCAGTCCAATCACTAGCTCTAACTCGACGGAGTCGATGAACGCTACCGGCAGTGTACCGCACACACCCGGCACAGCTGGAATGGACACGGCCGTATCGGAAAAGCCCGATCCACGCAAGCTGAAGGACGATTAcgacaaaatcaacaaacagttCAAACTGTTCGTCCGCAAACAGGAGCAGCTGCTGCGTGTTGCTTTCTATCTGCTGCTGAACATAGCGGAAAATGTAAAGCTCGAGGAAAAGATGCGCAAGAAAAACATCGTGAAAATGTTACTAACAGCACTGGAGCGACAGAACTTTGATCTGCTCGTGCTGGTTGTAACCTTCCTCAAGAAGCTCTCCATTGTGCTGGACAACAAGGAGGAAATGTATGAGCTCAATATCGTGGAAAAGCTGCCAAGGTTGTTACAGTCCCAGAAGGATCTGGTGCAAATGACACTGAAGCTGTTGTTTAATCTATCGTTCGATGCACGCTTGCGGGCGAAAATGATACGGGTCGGACTGCTGCCGAAGCTCGTTACGTTTCTCAGCGACGATAAGCATCACGGTATAGTGACGAAGATTCTGTACCACATGAGCCTGGACGATAAAGTCAAGTCCATGTTTACGTACACCGACTGCGTACCGGTGGTCGTCGATATGTTGCTGCTGAATCTGAACCAAAAGTCTGACCCGGATCTTATTGCGCTCGGCATCAATCTCGCACTGAACCGGCGCAACGCAGCCATGATGATCGAAAACAATCGTCTACACAGCCTGATGTCACGCGCTTTCAAGTGTCAGGATACGCTAATCATGAAGATGATACGAAACATCTCACTGCACGACACACTGCGGCCACACTTTGTG GATTTTGTGGGTGATCTCGCTAAAATTTTAACCGAGTGTGATGAAGAAGAGTTCTCCGTCGAGTGTCTTGGTATTTTGGGCAACTTAGCGCTATCGGATTTAGATTATTCACAAATTATTCACAACTTTAACCTTATACCGCTGATTCGAAACATGCTTGTACCAG GTAAATACAAGGATGATCTGGTATTAGAGATGGTTGTTTTCATCGGTACGTGCGCATTGGATGAATCGTGCGCTATGCTGTTATGCAAAGCGGATGTAATTCTATCCCTAATCGAGCTGCTAAAGGCGAAGCAGGAAGACGACGAGATGGTGCTGCAGATTGTGTTCGTCTTTCAGCAAGTGTTGCGCCACGAAAGTACACGCTGCTACATGATCAAGGACACCGAATCGCCGGCCTATTTGATCGATCTGATGCACGATAAGAACGAAGAAATACGACGTGTTTGCGATGTGTGTCTCGACATCATTGCCATCACCGACAGTGAATGGGCATCGAGAATAACG CTGGAAAAGTTTCGCAATCACAACAGCCAGTGGCTTAGTATGGTGGACTCGCAGGAAACGGCTGACGACATCCAAACGTACGGTCCGATCGAGGACGATGAGGCCGATCTGCCCACCTACCTTACGTCCGAGTATCTCGATCAGCTTTATCTGCTGGGCGGTGACGCAAACGATGATAACGATTGCAACAAACATCGCTCCGGCTCCTCAATGTCTAATTACAGTCGTCCTGTCAGCCG CTATAGCCGCGATCTAGAAGATATGGAAATTATTCATTAA